A genomic window from Methanovulcanius yangii includes:
- a CDS encoding uroporphyrinogen-III synthase produces MKIAITRLPEKADTDQALCMQYGHECLIVSPLEATAYEGKCREFLTAANRGDFDCIFFTSALPARYLAPELRTDARVIAIGPQTARTLAESGITSEILPTHYSRDFAPYLGEWLRGKTVGIPRADVPNPALLTSIEDYGGTAAEIPVYALEATGTPLNLAGADAILFTSANSYSLAKWQNRPGLLLIAIGEITAERMQEGGDEPDITGDGTLEGTLRELNIYLNQDES; encoded by the coding sequence ATGAAGATCGCCATCACACGACTCCCGGAAAAAGCGGACACCGATCAGGCCCTCTGCATGCAGTATGGGCATGAATGCCTCATTGTCTCGCCGCTGGAGGCCACCGCCTATGAAGGGAAATGCCGCGAGTTCCTGACAGCAGCAAACCGCGGTGATTTTGACTGCATCTTCTTTACCAGCGCGCTTCCTGCCCGGTACCTTGCCCCTGAACTAAGAACTGATGCGCGCGTCATTGCCATCGGGCCGCAGACGGCTCGCACATTAGCGGAGTCGGGAATCACAAGTGAAATCCTGCCCACCCACTATTCACGCGATTTTGCCCCCTACCTCGGCGAATGGCTCCGGGGAAAAACCGTCGGCATCCCCCGTGCCGATGTGCCGAATCCTGCACTCCTCACGTCAATAGAAGACTACGGGGGAACAGCGGCGGAGATTCCCGTCTATGCACTGGAGGCGACCGGAACTCCCCTCAACCTCGCCGGTGCCGATGCCATCCTCTTTACCAGTGCCAACTCCTACTCCCTTGCAAAGTGGCAGAACCGTCCCGGGCTTCTGCTCATCGCCATCGGTGAGATCACGGCAGAGCGGATGCAGGAAGGAGGGGACGAGCCGGATATCACCGGAGACGGGACGCTGGAAGGGACGCTGCGCGAACTGAATATCTATCTGAACCAGGATGAATCATGA
- a CDS encoding metal ABC transporter solute-binding protein, Zn/Mn family, translating into MNLRKIRTTKRCLAVIFILLAILLCVGCISPQEDTPPPSSPQPTLSEDDDKIPITVAVTIPPLRQFVEAVGGDRVSVMVMVPPGASPHTYEPTPGQLRALSETDVYVMVGSGIEFENVWMERIMSMNSDMEVIDTSTGIEPLSEDSTGDGGTDPHIWTSPANAVRMVRTIEDGLSRHYPAYADEFSHGADDYVARLEQLDAQIRASREGNPTRPLMVYHPAWGYFAHEYDIPLIVIETDGKEPSPTHLQTMIDRATEEQVTAIVVAPEQTTKNAEVIARETGAGIIYISSLEEDYLAMMHRIADVANTP; encoded by the coding sequence ATGAATCTCAGAAAGATACGAACCACTAAACGATGCCTTGCCGTCATATTCATTCTTCTTGCCATTCTTCTCTGCGTAGGGTGCATATCACCTCAGGAGGACACGCCCCCCCCCTCATCACCTCAACCCACCCTGTCCGAAGACGATGACAAAATCCCAATCACCGTCGCCGTCACCATCCCCCCCCTGCGCCAGTTCGTCGAAGCCGTCGGCGGGGACCGGGTATCCGTCATGGTCATGGTCCCTCCCGGCGCAAGCCCCCACACCTATGAACCGACACCCGGCCAGCTCAGAGCGCTTTCGGAAACCGATGTATATGTCATGGTCGGTTCGGGCATAGAATTCGAGAACGTCTGGATGGAGAGGATAATGTCGATGAATTCAGATATGGAAGTCATTGACACCTCAACTGGCATCGAACCCTTATCCGAAGACAGCACAGGAGACGGAGGCACCGATCCGCATATCTGGACGTCCCCGGCCAATGCCGTCCGCATGGTGCGGACAATCGAGGATGGACTCAGTCGCCACTATCCTGCTTATGCAGACGAATTTTCCCACGGTGCGGATGATTACGTCGCCCGTCTGGAACAACTCGATGCGCAGATTCGTGCATCACGGGAGGGCAACCCTACCCGTCCATTGATGGTATATCATCCCGCATGGGGATACTTTGCCCATGAATATGACATCCCCCTGATCGTCATTGAAACAGACGGCAAGGAACCCTCACCGACACACCTCCAGACGATGATAGACCGGGCAACGGAGGAGCAGGTGACCGCCATTGTTGTGGCGCCGGAACAGACCACGAAAAACGCCGAAGTCATCGCCCGTGAAACGGGGGCCGGAATTATCTATATCAGCTCCCTTGAAGAAGACTACCTCGCCATGATGCACCGTATTGCTGACGTGGCCAACACCCCATGA
- a CDS encoding calcium/sodium antiporter, giving the protein MILTVLLFIVGLALLIKGADYFVEGGGGLAARYGVPSAVIGFTIIAFGTSLPEFVVSINAIVTDNPDVALGNILGSNIANIALVLALCAMISPAVIARAEGEKSKVYTETMLMLAATAVFAVVCLDNMVGLVDGIILLIAFVIILYIIYKRIGKEPGTKIEIHGNLDWGYTVGGLVAVIIGSQFVLDSAVTIATALGIPAFVIGMSMVAVGTSLPELATSLVAILKGDAGISAGNLLGSNIFNLLMVLGTGALIRPLAIPHFSDIVILVLFSLAVIPLVKGSPKVTRIWGGVLLAGYIAYMVFLYTGI; this is encoded by the coding sequence ATGATTCTGACCGTTCTCCTCTTCATCGTCGGCCTCGCCCTTCTCATCAAGGGGGCAGATTACTTCGTGGAAGGGGGAGGGGGTCTTGCCGCCCGGTACGGCGTCCCCTCGGCGGTCATCGGCTTTACCATCATCGCATTCGGGACCTCCCTTCCGGAATTTGTCGTGAGCATCAACGCCATCGTCACGGACAATCCTGATGTAGCGCTGGGAAACATTCTCGGCAGCAACATCGCAAACATCGCCCTTGTCCTAGCACTTTGTGCGATGATCAGCCCCGCAGTCATCGCACGTGCCGAAGGAGAGAAGAGCAAGGTCTACACCGAGACCATGCTTATGCTTGCCGCGACCGCCGTCTTTGCGGTGGTCTGCCTGGACAACATGGTGGGTCTTGTCGACGGCATCATCCTTCTCATCGCCTTCGTCATCATTCTCTATATCATCTACAAGAGGATAGGAAAGGAACCGGGAACAAAAATCGAGATTCATGGAAACCTCGATTGGGGATACACCGTCGGGGGTCTTGTGGCCGTCATCATCGGGTCCCAGTTCGTCCTTGACAGCGCCGTGACCATCGCAACGGCACTCGGCATCCCCGCCTTTGTGATCGGGATGTCCATGGTCGCGGTCGGAACCTCGCTTCCCGAACTTGCAACCTCCCTTGTTGCCATCCTCAAAGGCGATGCAGGCATTTCAGCAGGCAACCTTCTCGGCAGCAACATCTTCAACCTTCTCATGGTGCTCGGCACCGGCGCCCTTATCCGCCCGCTTGCCATCCCCCACTTCAGCGACATCGTCATTCTCGTTCTCTTCTCACTTGCAGTCATCCCCCTCGTGAAGGGGTCGCCGAAGGTCACACGCATATGGGGCGGAGTGCTCCTTGCGGGGTATATCGCCTATATGGTCTTCCTGTACACCGGAATATGA
- a CDS encoding metal ABC transporter ATP-binding protein, translated as MTSPVIELSNVTFRFNRHPVLDDVSLAIRKGEYHAIIGPNGGGKTTLLKIMLGLLEPQEGSVRILGGSVRDNRRHLGYVPQFRTFDFHYPISVREMVLSGRLGHGPGKLNYGPDDHATADDVLEAMDIADIADREIADISGGQRQRAIIARALVGRPQVLLLDEPTVYVDTPTATHFYEIIDELRREMTIVLVTHDVGALSPDITTVSCLNHRIFTHDAREITEEMIGAVYPCPVDLIAHGIPHRVFRHHEEMDGTEEEERIKENA; from the coding sequence ATGACATCCCCGGTAATCGAACTCTCAAATGTGACCTTCAGGTTCAACCGGCATCCGGTACTTGACGATGTCTCGCTTGCCATACGGAAAGGAGAATACCATGCCATCATAGGTCCCAATGGCGGTGGGAAGACGACGCTCCTCAAGATCATGCTCGGGCTCCTTGAACCACAGGAAGGGTCAGTACGGATACTCGGCGGCAGTGTTCGGGATAACAGGCGCCATCTCGGGTATGTGCCCCAGTTTCGAACCTTTGACTTTCACTACCCCATCTCGGTACGTGAGATGGTCCTTTCAGGACGGCTCGGACATGGGCCGGGAAAACTGAACTACGGACCTGATGACCATGCCACCGCAGATGATGTACTGGAGGCGATGGACATCGCCGACATCGCGGACCGGGAGATTGCCGACATCTCAGGTGGGCAGCGCCAGCGGGCAATCATTGCGCGGGCGCTGGTGGGCAGGCCACAGGTCCTGCTTCTGGATGAACCGACCGTCTATGTGGATACACCGACGGCCACCCATTTTTACGAGATCATCGATGAGCTGAGACGAGAGATGACCATCGTGCTTGTCACCCATGATGTCGGGGCACTCTCTCCCGACATCACCACCGTCTCCTGCCTCAACCACCGCATCTTCACCCATGATGCCCGTGAGATTACCGAAGAGATGATAGGTGCCGTCTACCCCTGCCCGGTGGACCTCATCGCTCATGGAATTCCCCACCGGGTCTTCCGGCATCATGAGGAGATGGACGGAACAGAAGAAGAAGAAAGGATAAAGGAGAATGCCTGA
- a CDS encoding histidine kinase N-terminal 7TM domain-containing protein, whose protein sequence is MPEMPMIVIAALAGFSLFSALITYGLGVFVYAQKTTSHIHRLFLAMTLAATYWALGEFFIWQAVDYAESLFWLKASSFWTITIALAVHFIISYTDAIPSRGRQRAILVGSSLYLPAVLFSLIEIFTGWIYVVTYEPGAGYVYLPVLTNPVCWIMLVYYFLIMVWALFASYLSWRRVPEGTIRRQNCLVCIGIAAVIIFGSLSGGVLPVLGIHVPNMVFIGIVIFSVLIAYAIRRYGLFVLSPENAVMDILRTMPDGMVLTDRDERIIAGNRSLMEIFPDIETDYCGRTFSSLIGTDAFESIREAIGADRRVSDFEVILQNGEPRIISITGSIVLDQDEEPVGSVFILRDISDRKASETALRIANEKLSLLSQLTRHDISNLVTALYGYLTFLEEDRSSEASGRYVSLSLTIVDKIILHLRFSREYQEIGMKRPVWQRLETMIDRAASGLPYEVDIRVSVAAVEIYADPLVEKVMYNILENAVRHGESVTNVLIATDEQADGTLVLAFEDDGTGVSDHEKETIFAFGYGKNTGFGLAFSREILSVTGIKIFETGTYGKGARFEIRVPRTGWRPTE, encoded by the coding sequence ATGCCTGAGATGCCAATGATCGTCATAGCAGCCCTTGCCGGTTTCTCTCTCTTTTCTGCACTCATCACATATGGTCTTGGGGTCTTTGTCTACGCACAGAAGACCACGTCGCACATTCACCGGCTTTTTCTTGCGATGACTCTTGCAGCAACGTACTGGGCGCTGGGGGAGTTTTTCATCTGGCAGGCAGTCGATTATGCCGAGAGCCTTTTCTGGCTGAAAGCCAGTTCTTTCTGGACAATTACCATCGCTCTTGCGGTCCATTTCATCATTTCATATACCGATGCCATTCCGTCCCGGGGTCGGCAAAGGGCGATTCTTGTCGGTTCGAGCCTCTATCTCCCTGCCGTTCTCTTTTCTCTTATTGAGATCTTTACCGGATGGATCTATGTGGTGACTTACGAACCGGGGGCTGGCTATGTCTATCTCCCTGTGCTGACGAATCCCGTCTGCTGGATCATGCTGGTATACTACTTCCTCATCATGGTCTGGGCGCTTTTTGCGAGTTATCTCTCATGGCGGCGCGTACCCGAAGGAACCATTCGCCGCCAGAACTGTCTTGTCTGTATCGGTATCGCCGCCGTCATCATCTTTGGGTCCCTCTCGGGCGGGGTGTTACCGGTGTTAGGCATACACGTGCCGAATATGGTGTTTATCGGGATTGTCATCTTCTCCGTGCTCATTGCATACGCGATTCGCCGGTACGGGCTTTTCGTTCTGAGCCCGGAGAACGCAGTCATGGATATTCTCCGGACCATGCCGGACGGAATGGTCCTCACGGACAGGGATGAGAGGATAATTGCCGGGAACAGGTCCCTGATGGAGATATTCCCGGACATTGAGACGGACTATTGTGGCAGAACCTTTTCGTCGCTCATAGGAACGGATGCCTTTGAATCTATCCGGGAGGCGATCGGTGCGGACAGGAGAGTTTCGGATTTCGAGGTCATCCTTCAGAACGGGGAGCCACGCATTATCAGTATTACCGGATCGATCGTTTTGGATCAGGATGAGGAGCCGGTCGGAAGCGTGTTCATCCTTCGGGATATCAGTGACCGGAAAGCATCGGAGACGGCCCTTCGAATCGCAAATGAAAAATTATCCCTGCTCTCCCAGCTGACACGGCATGATATCAGCAACCTTGTCACCGCACTCTACGGCTATCTGACCTTTCTCGAAGAAGACCGCAGTAGCGAGGCGAGCGGGCGGTATGTTTCCCTCTCTTTGACTATCGTCGACAAGATCATACTGCACCTCCGATTTTCCCGGGAGTACCAGGAGATCGGTATGAAAAGGCCTGTCTGGCAAAGGCTTGAAACGATGATCGATCGTGCAGCGTCCGGTCTTCCCTACGAGGTCGACATACGGGTGAGTGTTGCCGCAGTTGAGATATACGCAGACCCTCTTGTGGAAAAGGTAATGTACAACATTCTCGAGAATGCAGTCCGGCACGGTGAATCGGTCACCAATGTTCTTATCGCGACGGATGAACAGGCAGACGGGACATTGGTGCTCGCATTCGAAGATGATGGCACGGGTGTCAGCGATCATGAAAAGGAAACGATATTCGCATTCGGGTACGGAAAGAATACCGGATTTGGGCTGGCGTTCTCACGCGAGATTCTTTCTGTAACCGGAATAAAAATTTTTGAGACCGGGACCTATGGGAAAGGGGCCCGTTTTGAGATACGCGTTCCCCGCACAGGATGGAGACCCACGGAATGA
- a CDS encoding metal ABC transporter permease produces MVLEALGYEFFRNALMAGVLASIACGFIGSFIVVKRMVSLAGGISHAAFGGIGLGYYLGIDPILGATVFSLGTAGIISRFRNQGHQHLDTLVAALWASGMALGILFIYLAPGFAPDLFSYLFGNILLVPAENLVLMTLLVGIIIATVAIFYHLFVAVTFDEEYAIVMNLHAKTLMLAIIGLTALTVVMLIQVVGVILVIALLTLPAAIAREYSSSMKAMILRATLLGAVFTTTGIWLSYALDVPSGGAIILIAAASYFLVILSNDIRRRYAEREE; encoded by the coding sequence ATGGTCCTGGAGGCGCTCGGATACGAATTCTTCAGAAATGCTCTCATGGCCGGAGTGCTTGCGAGTATCGCCTGCGGGTTCATCGGCAGTTTCATCGTGGTGAAACGAATGGTCTCCCTCGCGGGCGGGATATCCCATGCGGCCTTCGGCGGGATTGGTCTCGGATATTACCTCGGCATCGACCCCATCCTCGGTGCGACCGTCTTCTCCCTCGGGACGGCAGGCATCATCAGCCGTTTCAGAAACCAGGGCCACCAGCATCTCGACACACTTGTAGCAGCGTTGTGGGCATCGGGAATGGCGCTCGGCATCCTCTTCATCTATCTTGCTCCCGGCTTTGCACCGGACCTCTTCAGCTATCTCTTCGGCAATATCCTCCTCGTTCCGGCGGAAAACCTTGTTCTCATGACACTTCTGGTCGGGATCATCATTGCAACCGTAGCCATCTTTTACCACCTCTTCGTCGCCGTGACCTTCGACGAGGAGTATGCTATCGTGATGAACCTTCACGCAAAGACATTGATGCTCGCCATCATCGGGCTTACGGCACTGACGGTCGTCATGCTTATCCAGGTGGTGGGCGTCATACTGGTGATTGCACTGCTCACCCTTCCTGCCGCCATTGCCCGCGAATACAGTTCAAGCATGAAGGCAATGATCCTCCGTGCCACCCTTCTCGGGGCCGTCTTCACCACCACGGGGATCTGGCTCTCGTATGCACTGGATGTCCCCTCCGGGGGGGCGATCATTCTCATCGCCGCCGCCTCCTATTTTCTGGTGATTCTCAGCAATGACATCAGACGACGGTATGCAGAACGCGAGGAGTAA
- a CDS encoding NOP5/NOP56 family protein, with the protein MRRYWFGDIEGDACTCAGYETDTLVERYLALLEDGGKDVPALPDVQEAVRCGCFADRDQYIATLRDVTIALAEEEIRECFGKGDVELVQMVRLMDELDEVINLLTEKSTEWYLVKNPAFSRKYRSCNAKKMVGIMKRDRTSLGRVAGEVDRLSATRSSLMKEISHRADLLLPNCSALVGGLVAARILARAGGLEALASFPASTIQVLGAENALFTHLRAGSPSPKHGIIFQHRRVHNAPRKIRGRVARVLAGKLAIAARIDAYRGEADEVFLEKAQAAIDRAGVAE; encoded by the coding sequence ATGCGCAGGTACTGGTTTGGGGATATTGAAGGGGATGCGTGCACCTGTGCGGGGTACGAGACCGATACACTTGTGGAGCGGTACCTGGCACTTTTGGAAGATGGGGGGAAGGATGTTCCTGCTCTTCCTGATGTTCAGGAGGCCGTACGGTGTGGCTGCTTTGCCGATCGTGACCAGTACATCGCAACCCTCCGGGATGTTACCATTGCTCTTGCAGAGGAGGAAATCAGGGAGTGTTTTGGGAAAGGTGACGTCGAACTCGTCCAGATGGTCCGCCTGATGGATGAACTGGACGAAGTGATCAATCTCCTGACAGAGAAGTCGACCGAGTGGTACCTTGTCAAAAACCCTGCATTCTCGAGAAAATACCGGTCCTGCAATGCAAAAAAAATGGTCGGCATCATGAAGCGCGACCGTACGTCGCTCGGCCGGGTGGCAGGGGAAGTGGATCGCCTCTCGGCAACGCGCTCCTCGCTTATGAAGGAGATTTCACACCGGGCCGATCTTCTTCTCCCGAACTGCTCGGCCCTTGTCGGGGGGCTGGTGGCCGCCCGAATCCTTGCGCGTGCGGGGGGGCTGGAGGCGCTCGCATCATTCCCTGCATCCACAATTCAGGTGCTCGGAGCGGAAAATGCGCTCTTCACCCACCTGAGGGCGGGGTCTCCCTCGCCGAAACACGGCATCATCTTCCAGCACCGCCGCGTCCATAACGCCCCACGGAAAATCAGGGGCCGTGTGGCGCGTGTGCTCGCGGGAAAACTGGCCATTGCAGCCCGCATCGACGCGTATCGCGGTGAAGCCGATGAAGTATTCCTTGAAAAGGCCCAGGCGGCCATCGACAGGGCGGGTGTAGCCGAATGA
- a CDS encoding fibrillarin-like rRNA/tRNA 2'-O-methyltransferase — protein sequence MKFIDGTLVSPGKGGVYGERTLGEWRIWDPYRSKLAALVLKGTEVTLDASVHVLYLGAANGTTVSHVADYAGTVYAIEFAPRPMQDLIEVSRRRKNIVPIMADVNRMQVYEPLVEQVDFIYQDVAQPNQVAIAVNHLKFLKRGGTYILMLKTRSVNVREDPKDVCEASVQALEAAGLVVQTVQWLDPYHRDHAALVCRLPED from the coding sequence ATGAAATTCATCGACGGGACCCTGGTGTCGCCGGGAAAGGGCGGCGTTTATGGCGAGCGGACCCTCGGCGAGTGGCGGATATGGGATCCGTACAGAAGCAAACTCGCAGCCCTCGTCCTCAAGGGGACTGAAGTGACGCTCGATGCATCGGTGCATGTCCTCTATCTCGGGGCGGCAAACGGCACGACGGTGTCGCATGTCGCGGATTATGCCGGGACGGTCTATGCGATTGAATTTGCGCCGCGTCCGATGCAGGACCTCATTGAGGTGTCACGGCGCAGAAAGAACATTGTGCCGATTATGGCGGACGTAAACCGCATGCAGGTTTATGAGCCGCTGGTCGAGCAGGTGGATTTCATTTACCAGGACGTGGCGCAGCCCAATCAGGTGGCAATCGCCGTCAACCACCTGAAATTCCTGAAAAGAGGCGGAACATACATTCTGATGCTCAAGACGAGGAGTGTCAATGTCCGTGAGGATCCGAAGGACGTCTGCGAGGCATCAGTACAGGCCCTTGAGGCAGCGGGGCTCGTTGTCCAAACCGTCCAGTGGCTGGACCCGTATCATCGTGATCATGCGGCACTGGTGTGCCGCCTGCCGGAGGATTAA
- a CDS encoding tripartite tricarboxylate transporter permease, producing the protein MLSAVCAGIATGIALGTFSGLVPGIHANTMAGVLLAVQGLMATVFGVTGVAVSLFCALVTHTFLDCVPSTVLGVPDADTALSVLPAHRLSLEGRAEEAIRLSALGSALSVPLVLPLFALFFLYLPSIQPVLDWWIGVILLGVAGVLIIHAESPGWSLVVFCSSGILGLFTFRYDYLSWHPFGTSSLLMPLLTGLFGIAVLAVSTHGLLPAQARVAPSMEKGRLVRSTAIGTVAGALVGWMPGLSNATANALLSPGMQDGESGKEFIVATSAANSANAFLGLAALFALGRTRNGVMAALSEIAVPPLGILLIAGAVAALAAYLLTIGCSRGAQRISGFPVRHVSAVVIVFVIILAGVTTGPFGLFILACASALGFVPPLVNVRRTMCMGVIMLPLILSSLDLFIY; encoded by the coding sequence GTGCTTTCTGCAGTATGCGCCGGAATTGCCACCGGCATTGCACTGGGGACATTCAGCGGACTGGTGCCCGGCATACATGCCAATACCATGGCTGGTGTCCTTCTGGCTGTCCAGGGCCTCATGGCAACCGTGTTTGGCGTAACCGGTGTCGCCGTTTCCCTCTTCTGTGCCCTTGTCACCCATACCTTTCTGGACTGCGTCCCTAGTACGGTACTCGGGGTGCCGGATGCAGATACCGCCCTTTCGGTCCTGCCTGCCCATCGGCTCTCGCTGGAGGGCCGTGCGGAGGAGGCAATCCGCCTGTCGGCTCTGGGAAGCGCTCTTTCGGTCCCCCTCGTTCTGCCGCTTTTCGCTCTCTTCTTTCTCTATCTCCCCTCGATACAACCGGTGCTGGACTGGTGGATTGGCGTCATCCTCCTTGGAGTCGCCGGGGTTCTCATCATACATGCCGAATCTCCGGGGTGGTCCCTTGTTGTTTTCTGTTCCTCGGGCATTCTCGGTCTCTTTACCTTCCGCTACGATTACCTCTCATGGCACCCCTTCGGCACGTCATCGCTTCTGATGCCGCTTCTCACCGGTCTCTTCGGTATTGCTGTTCTTGCGGTATCGACGCATGGTCTGCTGCCGGCACAGGCCCGGGTGGCTCCCTCCATGGAGAAGGGACGCCTTGTCCGCAGCACCGCCATCGGGACCGTCGCAGGGGCGCTCGTCGGGTGGATGCCGGGGCTCTCGAATGCGACTGCAAATGCCCTTCTTTCGCCGGGTATGCAGGATGGGGAGAGTGGGAAGGAGTTTATCGTCGCGACGAGCGCGGCCAATTCGGCCAATGCATTTCTCGGGCTTGCCGCGCTCTTTGCGCTTGGGAGGACGAGAAACGGGGTGATGGCGGCACTTTCGGAGATTGCCGTTCCGCCATTGGGCATTCTTCTCATAGCAGGTGCCGTCGCCGCCCTTGCCGCCTATCTTCTGACCATTGGCTGTTCCCGGGGTGCGCAGCGTATTTCAGGCTTTCCTGTCAGGCACGTGAGCGCGGTGGTTATTGTCTTTGTAATCATCCTGGCGGGGGTTACCACCGGGCCCTTCGGCCTCTTTATTCTCGCCTGTGCATCGGCCTTAGGGTTTGTCCCGCCGCTCGTGAATGTCCGGCGTACGATGTGCATGGGAGTGATCATGCTCCCGCTCATTCTCTCTTCCCTGGATTTGTTCATTTATTAA
- a CDS encoding DUF1614 domain-containing protein — translation MRQYYFNPFSIILILFLIAILIFLIPLLLLGIIGGALESLGFSGWTILLLIVSIIAGSFINIPLTKIKGARKPDYVFRNRFGRVYTVHDSDDTVVAVNVGGAVIPVLISLYMFLNVATNAAAFPDPGAVILAALAGICIVAGATHAAARVVPGLGIATPFYVAPVVALLCGVVLEFSNPLAGPVIAFVAGTIGTLVGADLLNIRHLGRVGAPMVSIGGAGTFDGIFLSGVLAAFLA, via the coding sequence GTGCGCCAGTACTATTTCAACCCGTTTTCCATCATACTCATACTATTTCTCATAGCGATTCTCATCTTCCTTATACCGCTTCTTCTGCTCGGCATTATCGGCGGGGCGCTCGAAAGTCTTGGATTCTCCGGCTGGACGATTCTCCTCCTTATCGTTTCAATCATTGCGGGAAGTTTCATCAACATCCCGCTCACGAAGATCAAGGGTGCGAGAAAGCCTGATTATGTCTTCCGCAACCGGTTCGGTCGGGTCTATACGGTTCATGACTCCGATGACACCGTGGTCGCCGTCAATGTGGGGGGTGCGGTGATTCCTGTTCTGATCTCGCTCTACATGTTCCTGAATGTGGCCACCAATGCAGCGGCCTTTCCCGACCCCGGCGCGGTGATCCTCGCGGCCCTTGCCGGTATCTGCATCGTCGCCGGGGCAACGCACGCCGCCGCACGGGTGGTACCGGGACTGGGTATTGCGACGCCGTTTTATGTGGCGCCGGTGGTGGCGCTTCTGTGCGGGGTCGTCCTTGAGTTTTCCAATCCGCTTGCAGGGCCCGTCATCGCCTTTGTCGCAGGAACGATCGGGACGCTTGTCGGCGCGGACCTTTTGAATATCCGGCATCTCGGCCGTGTCGGAGCCCCGATGGTGAGTATCGGCGGTGCCGGGACGTTCGACGGGATATTTCTGAGCGGTGTTCTGGCGGCGTTTCTTGCGTGA
- a CDS encoding rubredoxin, which yields METYRCTKCGYVYVPKTGDYTQDVAPNTPFENLPKTWVCPRCGALQKNFVRVE from the coding sequence ATGGAAACCTATCGATGCACGAAATGCGGGTATGTCTATGTCCCGAAGACCGGTGATTATACACAGGACGTTGCGCCCAACACTCCGTTTGAGAACCTCCCGAAGACATGGGTATGTCCGAGGTGCGGCGCCCTTCAGAAGAACTTTGTTCGTGTCGAATAA
- a CDS encoding RNA-guided pseudouridylation complex pseudouridine synthase subunit Cbf5 codes for MKDQELERRLHAGIIIIDKPRGPSSHEVAAWAQKMIGVPAGHGGTLDPKVSGVLAVMLGRAVKLAPLLLNEDKEYIALLRLHGDVSRAELDRVIEEYAGKIYQRPPQRSAVSRQLRIRQIYAIDILDVQGRLVLMRVQCEAGTYIRSLCRHIGLSLGVGGHMQELRRTRSGLFTEQDTCTLHELKDATVALHNGDSAPLLRLIRPPDEVAAALPTIVIRDTAVDAICHGAVLAGVGVISREAHKKGEEVAVLTTKGELVCTGSALVASEDYEPGTPGLVVRPTAVIMAPGTYPPGWKKHRVDED; via the coding sequence ATGAAGGACCAGGAACTCGAACGCCGCCTGCATGCAGGCATCATCATCATCGACAAACCCCGCGGACCCTCCAGTCATGAGGTGGCTGCATGGGCACAGAAGATGATCGGTGTTCCCGCCGGCCACGGCGGGACCCTCGACCCGAAAGTCTCGGGAGTGCTGGCTGTCATGCTCGGCCGGGCAGTCAAACTCGCTCCCCTCCTTCTTAATGAAGACAAGGAATATATCGCCCTTCTCCGTCTCCACGGAGATGTTTCGCGAGCCGAGCTCGACCGGGTCATCGAAGAATACGCAGGCAAGATCTACCAGCGCCCCCCGCAGCGCAGTGCGGTGAGCAGGCAGTTGCGGATACGCCAGATTTATGCCATCGATATTCTTGATGTCCAGGGACGCCTCGTTCTCATGCGGGTGCAATGCGAGGCGGGAACCTACATCCGCTCCCTCTGCCGTCACATCGGCCTCTCCCTCGGTGTCGGGGGGCACATGCAGGAACTGCGCAGGACCCGGTCGGGCCTCTTTACCGAGCAGGACACCTGCACGCTCCATGAGCTCAAGGATGCCACTGTCGCCCTGCACAACGGCGACTCTGCCCCTCTCCTGCGCCTCATCCGCCCGCCGGATGAAGTCGCGGCCGCTCTCCCCACGATCGTCATCCGGGATACGGCCGTCGACGCCATCTGCCACGGCGCCGTCCTCGCGGGCGTTGGAGTGATCTCCCGCGAGGCACATAAAAAAGGGGAAGAAGTCGCCGTGCTGACCACAAAGGGGGAGCTGGTCTGTACCGGGTCTGCCCTCGTTGCATCGGAAGACTATGAACCGGGCACCCCCGGCCTCGTCGTCCGCCCGACAGCGGTGATCATGGCGCCCGGCACCTATCCTCCCGGATGGAAGAAGCATCGCGTGGACGAGGACTAA